In Emys orbicularis isolate rEmyOrb1 chromosome 16, rEmyOrb1.hap1, whole genome shotgun sequence, a genomic segment contains:
- the PSMD9 gene encoding 26S proteasome non-ATPase regulatory subunit 9 yields the protein MAEEAAGPDALGVCEVQQLVRRKDELEAQIKACYAVLEGQKGVGMNEPLVDAEGYPRADVDVYQVRAARHNIICLQNDHKALMLQVEKALHQLHAREKEKQAKDEAEAQAEAMNQNQSLPQPFARVNAVTPGSPASISGLQVDDEIIEFGSVDTHNFQTLQNIATVVQHSEGKPLSVTVIRGGKKLHLGLTPKHWSGKGLLGCNILPLQR from the exons ATGGCGGAGGAGGCGGCCGGGCCCGACGCGCTGGGCGTGTGCGAGGTGCAGCAGCTGGTCCGCAGGAAGGATGAGCTCGAGGCCCAGATCAAAGCCTGCTACgcggtgctggagggg CAAAAGGGAGTCGGGATGAACGAGCCGCTGGTCGATGCTGAAGGGTATCCACGTGCAGATGTTGACGTATACCAAGTCCGTGCAGCCAGGCATAACATCATCT GTTTGCAGAACGATCACAAGGCCCTAATGCTGCAAGTGGAAAAAGCTCTCCACCAGCTGCATGCCCGAGAGAAGGAGAAGCAGGCAAAGGATGAGGCAGAAGCTCAGGCTGAGGCAATGAATCAGAACCAGAGTCTGCCGCAGCCCTTCGCAAGAGTGAATGCTGTCACCCCAGGTTCTCCCGCTAGCATCTCG GGATTACAGGTTGATGATGAGATCATTGAGTTTGGCTCTGTCGACACACACAACTTCCAGACACTGCAGAATATTGCCACCGTGGTGCAGCACAGCGAAGGG AAACCACTGAGTGTGACCGTGATCCGTGGCGGCAAGAAATTACACCTCGGGCTCACACCAAAGCACTGGTCAGGGAAAGGACTGCTGGG ATGCAATATTCTCCCCTTGCAAAGATAA